The Puntigrus tetrazona isolate hp1 chromosome 3, ASM1883169v1, whole genome shotgun sequence genome contains a region encoding:
- the LOC122333469 gene encoding ecto-ADP-ribosyltransferase 5-like — translation MQTMLIVKSLPLILSALLQDHRADGTRNTLPLDMAPNSVDDQYEGCREKMADLVKTKYLQMEMSNSELFKNTWHDAEKKANNPEDDLKQIHSVALYVYTNNNSNVFRDFNNAVRGERQKYKDKTFTWYSLHFLLTEATQILKKTQNDCYSTYRGTTVEFDKDSLNKEIRFGSFTSSSSDQAVANSFGPRSCFEVHTCEGVSVIKYSKYPDQKEVLIPPYEKFKVTAVKTKGQKGAWCDTVFTLKSTGRVSNLNCGVVAKIVQDRQKI, via the exons ATGCAG ACGATGCTGATCGTCAAATCACTTCCTCTCATTTTATCTGCTCTCTTACAG GATCACAGAGCTGATGGTACAAGAAATACGCTTCCACTGGATATGGCGCCAAATTCGGTTGATGATCAATATGAGGGTTGTAGAGAGAAAATGGCAGACTTGgtgaaaacaaaatatctgCAGATGGAAATGAGTAACTCAGAACTGTTTAAGAACACTTGGCATGACGCTGAAAAGAAAGCCAACAATCCAGAGGATGATTTGAAGCAGATTCATTCAGTCGCCCTTTATGTGTACACTAACAACAATTCTAATGTGTTTCGTGACTTTAATAATGCTGTTCGTGGTGAGAGACAAAAGTACAAAGACAAGACATTTACATGGTATTCACTTCACTTTCTGTTAACAGAAGCGACACAGATTCTGAAGAAAACGCAAAATGATTGCTATTCAACTTATCGAGGTACTACAGTTGAATTCGATAAGGACTCTCTCAACAAAGAGATTCGTTTCGGCTCATTTACGTCCTCCTCTTCGGACCAAGCAGTAGCGAATAGTTTCGGACCTAGATCCTGTTTTGAGGTTCACACTTGTGAAGGCGTTTCTGTGATAAAATACTCAAAGTATCCCGATCAGAAAGAGGTGCTGATTCCTCCGTATGAGAAGTTCAAAGTCACTGCCGTCAAGACAAAAGGTCAGAAAGGTGCTTGGTGTGACACCGTGTTCACTTTGAAAAGCACTGGGAGAGTAAGTAACCTGAACTGTGGTGTTGTTGCAAAAATAGTTCAAGACAGGCagaaaatttaa